A DNA window from Vigna angularis cultivar LongXiaoDou No.4 chromosome 1, ASM1680809v1, whole genome shotgun sequence contains the following coding sequences:
- the LOC108333514 gene encoding actin-related protein 2/3 complex subunit 3 — protein sequence MVYHSSFVNEDGVSRACGCPLLPLKSHIKGPAPVSDQDTTDIVDEAITFFRANVFFRNFDIKSPADKLLIYLTFYINIALKRLEGCRTLAEGTKAIINLGLEKVPVPGESGFPFPGLFPLPQSHDEAELLKNYLKQIREETSGRLLSVAYRPNGTPNKWWLAFAKRKFMNIIIP from the exons ATG GTTTATCACTCTAGTTTTGTGAATGAAGATGGGGTGAGTAGAGCTTGTGGGtgtcctcttcttcctctcaaGAGCCATATCAAGGGACCTGCTCCTGTTTCAGATCAAg ATACAACTGATATCGTGGATGAAGCCATCACCTTCTTTCGAGCCAATGTGTTCTTCAGAAACTTTGACATCAAGAGCCCTGCCGATAAGCTTCTCATATACTTGACTTTTTACATCAACATCGCTCTCAAAAGGCTTGAAGGTTGCAGAACCTTGGCTGAAGGAACCAAAGCAATCATCAACTTGGGTCTCGAAAAGGTTCCTGTCCCTGGAGAGTCTGGCTTTCCATTTCCGGGCCTTTTCCCCCTTCCTCAATCACACGACGAAGCAG AATTGCTCAAAAACTATTTGAAGCAGATAAGGGAAGAAACAAGTGGGAGGTTATTAAGCGTTGCATACAGACCTAACGGCACTCCAAATAAATGGTGGTTGGCATTTGCAAAGAGgaaatttatgaatataatCATTCCTTGA